One genomic region from Curtobacterium sp. 9128 encodes:
- a CDS encoding TetR/AcrR family transcriptional regulator produces the protein MSDAASPDDRQTSSRTPRAEVRERLLTAGAEVFAEQGVHEARLDDVAARAGFSKGAVYSNFSSKEDLVAQVMQRATNLVLGSLDELVREDIAAADIGDIVRAAFGRHDQSAQFALLSEFRGFAIRRPELMPEFVRQRRVLQDGVHRLVLLWFGAHPEIDPGMPLDVFSTALIGANVGIVFDSPALDGVNPGEVVATLVEAVIRPR, from the coding sequence ATGAGCGACGCTGCTTCTCCCGACGACCGCCAGACCTCGTCCAGGACCCCGAGAGCCGAGGTGCGCGAGCGCCTGCTCACCGCGGGTGCCGAGGTCTTCGCCGAACAGGGCGTGCACGAAGCGCGGCTCGACGACGTCGCCGCCCGCGCCGGGTTCAGCAAGGGTGCGGTCTACTCGAACTTCTCCTCGAAGGAGGACCTCGTCGCGCAGGTCATGCAGCGCGCGACGAACCTGGTGCTCGGCTCGCTCGACGAGCTCGTGCGCGAGGACATCGCCGCCGCCGACATCGGTGACATCGTCCGGGCAGCGTTCGGCCGCCACGACCAGAGCGCGCAGTTCGCCCTGCTGTCCGAGTTCCGCGGCTTCGCGATCCGCCGCCCGGAGCTCATGCCCGAGTTCGTACGCCAGCGCCGGGTGCTCCAGGACGGCGTGCACCGACTCGTGCTGCTGTGGTTCGGCGCGCACCCGGAGATCGACCCGGGGATGCCGCTCGACGTCTTCTCGACCGCGCTCATCGGCGCGAACGTCGGCATCGTGTTCGACTCCCCCGCGCTCGACGGCGTGAACCCCGGCGAGGTCGTCGCCACCCTCGTCGAGGCCGTCATCCGCCCCCGCTGA
- a CDS encoding Dyp-type peroxidase, translating to MTDGPAPLSRRGLFGAGVAAGAGLAAAGAGVGAAAGIAGATIATGVNPFAAATNGDESIDLSLSHPFYATAARQPQGGIRTTPQRYCVFMTFDMSSSVATDLQVLLARWSASIAQLQAGKTVGSVEPAHGDGVGADTGEALDLGPASLTVTVGLGPGIFDERFGLASRRPDALRQIPTLPSDRLQDGLSGGDLSLQACADDPQVAYHAIRDLARMARGTATVRWTVLGFGRASAGPSQTTPRNLMGFKDGTRNVTTDEEYDRFVWVDPDGGGEADGWMAGGTYQVVRKIQMNIEIWDADVVSDQQRVFGRTKIEGAPLSGGTEHTTPDFHARTASGDHKIDETSHVALAAHENNDGVKILRRPYNYTDGLNQYGQLDAGLLFAAYVNDPEHFTRIQRRLGAVDRLNEYIAHIGSAVFAIPPAPKKGSYIGEQLFR from the coding sequence GTGACGGACGGTCCTGCCCCGCTCTCCCGCCGCGGGCTGTTCGGCGCCGGCGTGGCCGCCGGTGCCGGACTGGCCGCTGCCGGAGCCGGCGTCGGCGCGGCAGCCGGGATCGCCGGCGCCACCATCGCCACCGGCGTCAACCCGTTCGCCGCCGCGACCAACGGCGACGAGTCCATCGACCTGTCCCTGAGCCACCCCTTCTACGCGACGGCCGCCCGGCAGCCGCAGGGCGGGATCCGCACCACACCCCAGCGCTACTGCGTCTTCATGACGTTCGACATGTCGTCGTCGGTCGCGACGGACCTGCAGGTGCTCCTCGCCCGGTGGTCCGCGTCGATCGCGCAGCTGCAGGCGGGCAAGACCGTCGGCTCCGTCGAACCCGCCCACGGCGACGGCGTCGGTGCGGACACGGGTGAGGCGCTCGACCTCGGCCCGGCGTCCCTGACGGTCACCGTCGGGCTCGGGCCGGGGATCTTCGACGAGCGCTTCGGGCTCGCGTCACGACGCCCGGACGCGCTCCGGCAGATCCCGACGCTGCCGAGCGACCGGCTGCAGGATGGCCTGAGCGGCGGGGACCTGTCGCTGCAGGCCTGCGCGGACGATCCCCAGGTGGCGTACCACGCGATCCGCGACCTTGCCAGGATGGCCCGCGGCACCGCGACGGTGCGCTGGACCGTCCTCGGCTTCGGTCGGGCGTCCGCTGGGCCGTCGCAGACCACGCCGCGGAACCTGATGGGGTTCAAGGACGGCACCAGGAACGTCACCACCGACGAGGAGTACGACCGGTTCGTCTGGGTCGACCCAGACGGCGGCGGCGAGGCCGACGGGTGGATGGCCGGTGGCACCTACCAGGTCGTCCGGAAGATCCAGATGAACATCGAGATCTGGGACGCGGACGTCGTCAGCGATCAGCAGCGGGTGTTCGGCCGCACCAAGATCGAGGGCGCGCCCCTGTCCGGCGGCACGGAGCACACGACGCCGGACTTCCACGCGCGCACGGCATCGGGCGACCACAAGATCGACGAGACATCGCACGTGGCGCTCGCGGCGCACGAGAACAACGACGGCGTGAAGATCCTCCGACGCCCGTACAACTACACGGACGGGCTGAACCAGTACGGCCAGCTCGACGCCGGCCTGCTGTTCGCGGCGTACGTGAACGACCCGGAGCACTTCACCCGGATCCAGCGCCGACTCGGCGCGGTCGACCGGCTCAACGAGTACATCGCCCACATCGGTTCCGCCGTGTTCGCGATCCCACCGGCCCCGAAGAAGGGCTCGTACATCGGCGAGCAGCTGTTCCGCTAG
- a CDS encoding sugar phosphate isomerase/epimerase, with product MKLGMLTACLPGWSLDRIAEFAAEQGYERLEVGVWPGTGGRDFEAAHLPVATFTESDAAQTRELLDRTGLEISAFAYYENNLHQDPARRAEVHEHLRHAIDAAQVLGVPYVGTFIGRDNGKSVRDNMVEGNRVLPELVDYAGERGVRLIIENCVMEGWHPDGSPGNIAYSPELWGWVTDLGFGLNWDPSHLTWIGIDPVETILPFAEHIVHAQAKDVELFPAKRNEYGFFGKVDKGDDPWDMGWWRFRVPGRGVVDWPHVVDRLYEAGFDGTLSVEHEDPLWGGTDDRVLEGLRIAHRTLRPLIAEEH from the coding sequence ATGAAGCTCGGGATGCTCACCGCGTGCCTGCCCGGTTGGTCCCTCGACCGCATCGCGGAGTTCGCCGCGGAGCAGGGCTACGAGCGGCTGGAGGTCGGCGTCTGGCCGGGCACGGGCGGCCGGGACTTCGAGGCGGCGCACCTGCCGGTCGCGACCTTCACGGAGTCCGACGCAGCGCAGACCCGGGAGCTGCTCGACCGCACCGGGCTGGAGATCAGCGCGTTCGCCTACTACGAGAACAACCTCCACCAGGACCCCGCCCGTCGCGCCGAGGTCCACGAGCACCTCAGGCACGCGATCGACGCGGCACAGGTGCTCGGCGTGCCGTACGTCGGCACGTTCATCGGCCGCGACAACGGCAAGTCCGTGCGGGACAACATGGTCGAAGGCAACCGGGTGCTCCCGGAACTCGTCGACTACGCCGGAGAACGCGGGGTGCGGCTCATCATCGAGAACTGCGTCATGGAGGGCTGGCACCCCGACGGCTCCCCTGGGAACATCGCGTACTCCCCCGAGCTCTGGGGGTGGGTCACCGACCTCGGCTTCGGCCTGAACTGGGACCCGTCGCACCTGACCTGGATCGGCATCGACCCGGTCGAGACGATCCTGCCGTTCGCCGAACACATCGTGCACGCGCAGGCGAAGGACGTCGAGCTCTTCCCCGCGAAGCGGAACGAGTACGGCTTCTTCGGCAAGGTCGACAAGGGGGACGACCCCTGGGACATGGGCTGGTGGCGCTTCCGGGTACCGGGCCGTGGTGTCGTGGACTGGCCGCACGTCGTGGACCGGCTCTACGAGGCGGGGTTCGACGGCACCCTGAGCGTCGAGCACGAGGACCCGCTGTGGGGCGGCACCGACGACCGGGTGCTGGAGGGCCTCCGGATCGCGCACCGCACGCTCCGTCCCCTGATCGCCGAGGAGCACTGA
- a CDS encoding trimeric intracellular cation channel family protein has protein sequence MNLLSADGLAAVTNVLDLAGVFASALLGGAVARTMGLDLFGFLVVGFVSGLGGGMLRDVLLQNGPPVALTDPLYVPIAVAGALVAFFVSFSERGWDRLFTFLDAAVIGFWAVVGVQRTFDAGLEWPAAIIMGTITAVGGGVGRDLLLRRVPAVFGGNALYASVAVAASAVMVVASALGSPTIGIVAAVVLSLVLRWGAVRWGWGLPNGRDWQPQSTLASLLRRGKGIRPDAIRLLRRPGRRRGPGSVHTEDDDAD, from the coding sequence ATGAACCTGCTCTCCGCCGACGGCCTCGCCGCCGTGACGAACGTGCTCGACCTCGCCGGGGTCTTCGCGTCCGCGCTCCTCGGCGGAGCGGTCGCCCGGACGATGGGGCTCGACCTGTTCGGGTTCCTGGTCGTCGGGTTCGTCTCGGGGCTCGGTGGCGGCATGCTGCGCGACGTGCTGCTGCAGAACGGGCCACCGGTCGCGCTCACCGACCCGCTGTACGTGCCGATCGCCGTCGCCGGTGCGCTCGTCGCCTTCTTCGTGTCGTTCTCCGAGCGTGGGTGGGACCGACTGTTCACGTTCCTCGACGCGGCCGTGATCGGGTTCTGGGCGGTGGTCGGCGTGCAACGGACCTTCGACGCCGGACTCGAGTGGCCGGCGGCGATCATCATGGGCACGATCACGGCGGTCGGCGGCGGTGTCGGCCGGGACCTGCTGCTCCGGCGCGTGCCCGCGGTGTTCGGCGGGAACGCCCTCTACGCCTCCGTGGCGGTCGCCGCCTCGGCGGTGATGGTCGTCGCCTCGGCACTCGGCTCCCCGACCATCGGGATCGTCGCCGCCGTGGTGCTCTCCCTCGTGCTCCGGTGGGGCGCCGTGCGGTGGGGCTGGGGGCTGCCGAACGGCCGCGACTGGCAGCCGCAGTCGACGCTGGCGTCCCTGCTGCGTCGGGGCAAGGGGATCCGTCCGGATGCGATCCGTCTGCTCCGTCGGCCGGGACGCCGCCGGGGCCCTGGGAGCGTGCACACCGAGGACGACGACGCGGACTGA
- a CDS encoding bifunctional UDP-sugar hydrolase/5'-nucleotidase, with protein MNTSHLPGTPSTRRRRGVVTGAALATAGVLVALSVPSSAVAADEVASSIDIYDVNDFHGRIESGSGTAGAAVLAGAVEQLRTANPASAFVSAGDNVGASTFTSFVQDDQPTIDALNAIGLSVSAIGNHELDKGQDDLRDRIIGPDDARNAKYDHVSANLVKKSDGTPAFDPYEIEEIGGVRVGFIGATTELIPELVSPAGIEGLEMADIVDSVNKYADQLTDGDESNDEADALVLLVHEGAADASLASATGDNDFGHIAKDVTAKVSVIFSGHTHQLYNHAIVPTDGTTARPVLQTGSYGGYLGHAKLTIDPTTKKVTAATAENISLTTGAYPADPEITKLVSDAKAVADVKGRVVLGTIDQDMLRAKQTDGSENRGGESTLGNFIAEVQRKQTERNGSQIAFMNPGGLRTDMTYKASGNGEQDGEVTYQEAAGVQPFANTLVVLDLTGDQIRRALEQQWQPTGSSRPFLKLGTSKGFSYTYDPTAAVGSKITDMQLDGTPIDAGTTYKVTVNSFLASGGDNFGAFNEASAKADSGTVDLQAQVDYFTATPDVVVNDDQGAVGVTVTPTPDGGFQAGDEVTVGLTSLTFSNAADQGGTVSVSAGDQELASADIDTTIVDTTDEQGRATLTFPVPGAAAATPAAARAPGAVTLAAAVTPAATTEEPLVVTLPNGQQITLAATVPVPVATDPTDPTDPGTPGAGGGTGDGVGNGTGGTGTGTDVAGNPTASGSGTGALAYTGAELAAPAVIAGLLLLAGLTTMVIARRKRAQARASAQAD; from the coding sequence ATGAACACTTCCCACCTTCCCGGAACCCCGAGCACTCGGCGGAGGCGGGGCGTCGTCACCGGCGCTGCCCTCGCGACCGCCGGTGTCCTCGTCGCCCTCTCCGTCCCGTCATCAGCGGTCGCCGCCGACGAGGTCGCGTCGTCGATCGACATCTACGACGTCAACGACTTCCACGGTCGCATCGAGTCCGGCAGCGGCACCGCCGGCGCCGCGGTCCTCGCCGGCGCCGTCGAGCAGCTGCGCACCGCGAACCCGGCGTCGGCCTTCGTCAGCGCCGGCGACAACGTCGGAGCCTCGACCTTCACCTCGTTCGTGCAGGACGACCAGCCCACCATCGACGCCCTCAACGCGATCGGCCTGAGCGTCAGCGCGATCGGCAACCACGAGCTGGACAAGGGGCAGGACGACCTGCGCGACCGCATCATCGGCCCCGACGACGCCCGGAACGCGAAGTACGACCACGTCTCGGCGAACCTGGTGAAGAAGTCGGACGGCACGCCCGCGTTCGACCCGTACGAGATCGAGGAGATCGGCGGCGTCCGCGTCGGGTTCATCGGGGCGACCACGGAGCTGATCCCCGAGCTCGTCTCCCCCGCCGGCATCGAGGGTCTCGAGATGGCCGACATCGTGGACTCGGTGAACAAGTACGCCGACCAGCTCACCGACGGCGACGAGTCGAACGACGAGGCCGATGCCCTCGTCCTGCTCGTGCACGAGGGCGCGGCCGACGCGAGCCTCGCGAGCGCGACGGGTGACAACGACTTCGGCCACATCGCGAAGGACGTCACCGCGAAGGTGTCCGTCATCTTCTCGGGTCACACGCACCAGCTCTACAACCACGCGATCGTCCCGACCGACGGCACCACCGCGCGTCCGGTGCTCCAGACCGGCTCCTACGGCGGGTACCTCGGGCACGCGAAGCTCACGATCGACCCCACGACCAAGAAGGTGACGGCAGCCACCGCGGAGAACATCTCCCTGACGACGGGCGCCTACCCCGCGGACCCGGAGATCACGAAGCTCGTCAGCGACGCGAAGGCCGTCGCCGACGTCAAGGGCAGGGTAGTCCTCGGCACGATCGACCAGGACATGCTCCGCGCCAAGCAGACCGACGGCTCGGAGAACCGCGGTGGCGAGTCCACGCTCGGCAACTTCATCGCCGAGGTCCAGCGCAAGCAGACCGAGCGCAACGGCTCCCAGATCGCGTTCATGAACCCGGGCGGCCTCCGCACCGACATGACGTACAAGGCCTCGGGGAACGGCGAGCAGGACGGTGAGGTCACCTACCAGGAGGCCGCCGGCGTCCAGCCGTTCGCGAACACCCTGGTCGTCCTCGACCTGACCGGCGACCAGATCCGTCGCGCGCTCGAACAGCAGTGGCAGCCCACCGGGTCCAGCCGTCCGTTCCTGAAGCTCGGCACGTCGAAGGGCTTCTCGTACACCTACGACCCGACGGCAGCGGTCGGTTCGAAGATCACCGACATGCAGCTCGACGGCACACCGATCGACGCCGGCACGACGTACAAGGTGACGGTGAACTCGTTCCTCGCATCGGGTGGCGACAACTTCGGCGCGTTCAACGAGGCATCGGCGAAGGCCGACAGCGGCACCGTCGACCTGCAGGCTCAGGTGGACTACTTCACGGCCACCCCCGACGTCGTCGTGAACGACGACCAGGGTGCCGTGGGCGTCACGGTCACCCCGACCCCCGACGGCGGCTTCCAGGCCGGCGACGAGGTCACGGTCGGTCTGACGTCCCTGACGTTCAGCAACGCGGCGGACCAGGGCGGCACCGTCTCGGTGAGCGCCGGCGATCAGGAGCTCGCGAGCGCCGACATCGACACGACGATCGTCGACACCACGGACGAACAGGGTCGCGCGACGCTGACCTTCCCCGTCCCCGGCGCCGCCGCAGCCACCCCGGCAGCGGCACGAGCTCCTGGTGCCGTCACGCTGGCAGCAGCGGTCACCCCCGCCGCGACGACCGAGGAGCCACTCGTCGTGACGCTGCCGAACGGCCAGCAGATCACCCTCGCCGCGACGGTCCCGGTCCCGGTCGCCACCGACCCGACCGACCCGACGGACCCGGGCACCCCTGGAGCCGGCGGCGGCACGGGTGACGGCGTCGGCAACGGCACGGGTGGCACGGGTACCGGCACGGACGTGGCCGGCAACCCGACCGCATCGGGCAGCGGAACAGGAGCCCTCGCCTACACGGGTGCCGAGCTGGCGGCCCCGGCCGTCATCGCGGGCCTGCTGCTCCTGGCGGGCCTCACGACGATGGTGATCGCCCGCCGGAAGCGCGCACAGGCGCGGGCGAGCGCGCAGGCGGACTGA
- the efeO gene encoding iron uptake system protein EfeO: MPFGKHTVRPLTTLGALGVVTALALTGCAATSSSATDDSTDSGKVSRVSITLTNDGSDKCAVSTTKVPAGPVTFTVKNESSTAITEVELLQDQRIFGEKENLAPGLDAVRFTATLGGGKYQVYCPGADKELTDFTVTGKVASTANSSAATLLKSGATGYSKYVDAQVSDMVTAVEQLQTDIDAGNLEAAKKDYADARPYYEHVESDVDGFVKKGFKATDNAGNLDYLIDMRASNLDPAVGWSGFHAVERDLFETGAISDGTKQYAADLTTNVTLLAKLVPTLDYKPEDLANGAAGLLEEVQSNKITGEEEAYSHIDLVDLAANVEGARQAFAYLKPGLTKLDPTLTKQIAAQFDKTNSMMDGFRNADDLGGFDGWDDAAKSAHANEVSQRVQALQDPLSRLAEKVATA; encoded by the coding sequence ATGCCGTTCGGTAAGCACACCGTCCGACCCCTCACCACCCTCGGCGCCCTCGGTGTCGTCACCGCGCTCGCCCTCACCGGGTGCGCGGCCACGTCGTCGTCCGCGACGGACGACTCCACGGACTCCGGGAAGGTCTCCCGCGTCTCCATCACGCTGACGAACGACGGCTCGGACAAGTGCGCCGTGTCGACCACGAAGGTCCCGGCCGGGCCCGTGACGTTCACCGTGAAGAACGAGTCGTCGACCGCCATCACCGAGGTCGAGCTCCTGCAGGACCAGCGGATCTTCGGCGAGAAGGAGAACCTCGCACCAGGGCTCGACGCCGTGCGGTTCACCGCGACGCTCGGCGGCGGGAAGTACCAGGTGTACTGCCCGGGAGCGGACAAGGAACTCACCGACTTCACGGTCACCGGCAAGGTCGCCTCGACCGCGAACAGCAGCGCCGCGACGCTCCTGAAGTCCGGTGCGACGGGGTACTCGAAGTACGTCGACGCCCAGGTGAGCGACATGGTCACCGCCGTCGAGCAGCTGCAGACGGACATCGACGCGGGGAACCTCGAGGCCGCGAAGAAGGACTACGCCGACGCCCGCCCGTACTACGAGCACGTCGAGAGCGACGTCGACGGTTTCGTGAAGAAGGGCTTCAAGGCGACCGACAACGCCGGCAACCTGGACTACCTGATCGACATGCGGGCGTCGAACCTCGACCCCGCCGTCGGCTGGAGCGGCTTCCACGCGGTCGAGCGCGACCTCTTCGAGACGGGTGCCATCAGCGACGGGACGAAGCAGTACGCGGCCGACCTGACCACCAACGTGACGCTGCTCGCGAAGCTCGTCCCGACGCTCGACTACAAGCCTGAGGACCTGGCGAACGGTGCGGCCGGGCTCCTCGAGGAGGTCCAGTCGAACAAGATCACCGGCGAGGAAGAGGCGTACAGCCACATCGACCTCGTCGACCTCGCTGCGAACGTCGAGGGTGCCCGTCAGGCCTTCGCGTACCTGAAGCCGGGCCTGACCAAGCTCGACCCGACGCTGACGAAGCAGATCGCCGCGCAGTTCGACAAGACGAACAGCATGATGGACGGCTTCCGCAACGCCGACGACCTCGGCGGGTTCGACGGCTGGGACGACGCCGCCAAGTCCGCGCACGCCAACGAGGTCTCGCAGCGCGTCCAGGCACTGCAGGACCCGCTGTCGCGGCTGGCCGAGAAGGTCGCCACGGCGTGA
- the efeU gene encoding iron uptake transporter permease EfeU — protein MLATLVIGLREGLEATLIVGIIAAFLRRNRVPLAPMWLGVGVAVLLSVAVGFGLQIVEQALPQAQQEGMEAVIGIVAVIFVTGMIVWMRTHARTLTTELEASATQAMGRGTAWALAGMAFLAVLKEGFETAVFLLATFQASSDTGLAALGAVIGIAAAVLVGYGIYTGGVRLNLSKFFTGTGVFLVFVAGGLVLTVLRRAHEAGWIVIGQQRTVDLSWLAPNGSVQGALVTGVLGIPPDPRVIEVLGWVLYVVPVLAISLWPRAWRPAAARVPVVRTGIASTLTVAAIALAIAVPSGGVHVPSTVATTGDQTSVSAEVHGASAVLRTRGNGSQSRVDFPASTHRTVIRAGLTADRWRSTTTGGGTPTSDDEPTTLTLDDLVGLFGRVPVGISPSTNPGPFRAEWAVSETTTLWTVAGGVLDATSSERSVLTLSGGGLPSARTTTIDRSVFAVPDSRVQRTATTVAAAETRAAELALWKAWLPIALGIAAAAQFALALRDRRRQTALADHTPETVPARGPPAGDPARSPDYAVR, from the coding sequence ATGCTCGCCACCCTCGTCATCGGTCTCCGTGAAGGCCTCGAAGCGACGCTCATCGTCGGCATCATCGCTGCCTTCCTGCGCCGCAACCGTGTCCCGCTCGCGCCGATGTGGCTCGGGGTCGGGGTCGCCGTGCTGCTCAGCGTGGCCGTCGGGTTCGGCCTGCAGATCGTCGAGCAGGCGCTCCCGCAAGCCCAGCAGGAGGGCATGGAAGCGGTCATCGGCATCGTCGCGGTCATCTTCGTCACCGGGATGATCGTCTGGATGCGCACCCACGCGCGGACCCTGACGACGGAGCTCGAGGCGAGCGCGACGCAGGCGATGGGCCGTGGGACCGCGTGGGCGCTCGCCGGCATGGCCTTCCTCGCCGTCCTCAAGGAGGGCTTCGAGACGGCGGTGTTCCTCCTCGCGACCTTCCAGGCGTCGTCGGACACCGGGCTCGCCGCACTCGGCGCCGTGATCGGCATCGCGGCCGCGGTCCTCGTCGGCTACGGCATCTACACCGGCGGCGTCCGGCTGAACCTGTCGAAGTTCTTCACCGGCACCGGCGTCTTCCTGGTGTTCGTCGCCGGCGGGCTCGTCCTCACGGTGCTCCGACGCGCGCACGAGGCCGGCTGGATCGTCATCGGGCAGCAGCGCACCGTCGACCTCAGCTGGCTCGCGCCGAACGGCTCCGTGCAGGGCGCCCTCGTCACCGGCGTCCTCGGGATCCCGCCGGACCCCCGCGTGATCGAGGTCCTCGGATGGGTCCTCTACGTGGTCCCGGTCCTCGCGATCTCGCTCTGGCCACGTGCCTGGCGGCCGGCGGCGGCACGGGTCCCCGTGGTCCGCACCGGCATCGCCAGCACCCTGACCGTCGCTGCGATCGCACTCGCGATCGCCGTGCCGTCCGGTGGCGTGCACGTCCCGTCGACCGTCGCGACGACCGGCGACCAGACCTCGGTGTCCGCAGAGGTGCACGGTGCATCGGCGGTGCTGCGGACCAGGGGCAACGGCAGCCAGTCCCGCGTGGACTTCCCGGCGTCGACCCACCGCACGGTCATCCGAGCGGGTCTGACCGCCGACCGCTGGCGATCGACCACCACGGGCGGTGGGACCCCGACCAGCGACGACGAACCGACGACCCTCACGCTGGACGACCTCGTCGGGCTCTTCGGCCGCGTGCCCGTCGGCATCTCGCCGTCGACGAACCCCGGCCCGTTCCGGGCGGAGTGGGCCGTCTCCGAGACGACCACGCTCTGGACCGTCGCGGGCGGCGTCCTGGACGCGACCAGCTCGGAACGTTCCGTGCTCACCCTGAGCGGTGGGGGCCTCCCGTCCGCTCGCACCACGACGATCGACCGCAGCGTGTTCGCGGTCCCCGACTCCCGCGTCCAGCGGACCGCCACGACCGTGGCGGCCGCCGAGACGCGGGCCGCTGAGCTGGCGCTCTGGAAGGCATGGCTGCCGATCGCCCTCGGCATCGCAGCTGCCGCGCAGTTCGCCCTCGCACTCCGTGACCGCCGTCGTCAGACGGCGCTCGCAGACCACACCCCCGAAACCGTCCCCGCACGCGGCCCGCCCGCCGGGGACCCTGCAAGGAGTCCCGACTATGCCGTTCGGTAA